In Zunongwangia profunda SM-A87, the following proteins share a genomic window:
- the rlmB gene encoding 23S rRNA (guanosine(2251)-2'-O)-methyltransferase RlmB: MKEATTIFGIRAVIEAIESGESIDKIFIQKGLSGELFSELKRTLSKGNYNISYVPQEKLYKLSKGNHQGVVAKISPIAFKGLEETVEPILAKKEVPFFLLLDQINDVRNFGAIIRTAECCGVDAIIIPEKGAAPINADTVKTSAGAVFNIPICKVNHIKDAVFYLQSSGIQTVAATEKTDNLIYNIDFKKPTAIIMGNEAKGISPSILKTIDHKAKLPMHGEIASLNVSVACGAFLYEVVRQRI; encoded by the coding sequence ATGAAAGAAGCTACAACAATTTTTGGAATAAGAGCAGTTATTGAAGCTATTGAAAGCGGAGAGAGTATTGATAAAATATTTATTCAAAAAGGGCTTTCTGGTGAGCTTTTTTCAGAATTAAAAAGAACTTTATCTAAAGGAAATTACAACATTTCTTATGTTCCGCAAGAAAAACTCTACAAACTTAGCAAAGGCAATCATCAGGGCGTTGTCGCTAAAATAAGTCCAATCGCTTTTAAAGGACTTGAAGAAACTGTAGAACCTATATTAGCTAAAAAAGAAGTTCCCTTTTTTTTACTCTTAGATCAAATAAATGATGTACGTAATTTTGGAGCGATTATCAGAACGGCAGAATGCTGCGGAGTAGATGCCATCATTATTCCAGAGAAAGGCGCGGCTCCTATAAACGCTGATACTGTAAAAACTTCAGCCGGTGCAGTATTTAATATCCCTATCTGTAAAGTCAATCATATAAAAGATGCCGTTTTTTACCTGCAGTCTAGTGGGATTCAAACCGTAGCGGCTACCGAAAAAACCGATAATTTAATTTACAATATAGACTTCAAAAAGCCTACGGCAATCATTATGGGAAATGAAGCCAAAGGAATCTCCCCATCTATCCTAAAAACGATAGACCATAAAGCTAAATTACCTATGCATGGCGAAATTGCCTCCTTAAATGTTTCTGTTGCCTGTGGTGCTTTTTTATATGAAGTAGTTCGACAACGAATCTAA
- a CDS encoding SusC/RagA family TonB-linked outer membrane protein has product MKKKTMILLVFLLTLVSQVALAYQQNTITGTVTDSDGLPIPGVNVIVKGTDNGVQTDFDGVYSIDATEGDILVFSFIGLKTAEYPVSNVSTIDVTLEEDASQLSEVVVTALGIKRDKQSLGYAQQTVDGGSLVKSRETNVNNALAGKVAGVQFKGAPSSGFGNSNIRLRGNTGVLYIVDNIKVQNPSDIITDDIADMSVLKGAAATALYGPQGQNGVIIITTKSAKNGQSNITINHSTAIESLYILPDYQNEYGGGYSQDFNTFNYDPSIHPSDWASFDGQQMVEYYADESWGPKMEGQMVRHWDSWIPNTPEFGKLRAFTPQPDNVRDFFDTGITTNTNLTFSKGGEGYSVRASLAKIDRTGIIPNSERNTVQGSISATLDITEKLVAFANVNYQDRRTNNFPNNGYGNIASNFNQWWQRQLDIDRLRDYRRNGEIVSWNINGPTNTSPLYWDMPFFDTEENLNPQDKNSFYGRFGLTYDITDDLNASVEIRKTLNTYESSDRFAFGGLGTPFYSESENTKGTDEVFGILNYETDLSEDFDISASLGFEIYDQNYKSIYASTTGGLNAEGFYSLNTSTGRPDVSSYVEDFARKSTFAKASIGFRNMLYIDGTARFDWQSTADSEANRVETYGGSLSFIFSKLLENNDFLSFGKLRASIAEAPLFPNPYQLSETFSVGTPYASYGKLSVKSQLFNPNLIGGVRQEYEFGTELRFLNSRFGLDVTYFTKKDSELPVAVTLDPATGYNSFLTNSGEQTYKGWEFALNVIPIKTDNFTWDLTANLATLERTVDKIADGTTTNVLAETWRGIQLQERTGEEWGAIYGRAYQRDDNGNILLSSTGSPQYDTNQYLGNLLPDFTGGASSYMTFKNFSLGLDFDFQKGGKLFSVTRMFNAYSGLGAETIGNNALGNPQRDPVTGGGASVALADADTDSGGILIEGVDSNTGEPVSYLVEAQTYWGRLFALHERWLYDASYFKLRQARLDYTIPKNVLENTFIKQANIGVFATNLWLIYTSVDGIDVSELEDNQGAGEYGWTEGGQSPNTRTIGLNISLTF; this is encoded by the coding sequence ATGAAGAAAAAAACTATGATTCTACTGGTGTTTCTTTTAACACTGGTATCACAGGTAGCTCTTGCCTACCAACAAAACACCATAACCGGTACGGTTACCGATTCTGATGGCTTGCCCATCCCAGGTGTTAATGTTATCGTAAAAGGTACTGACAACGGAGTTCAAACAGATTTTGATGGAGTTTATTCTATCGACGCAACAGAGGGCGACATTTTGGTGTTCTCTTTTATTGGTTTAAAAACGGCTGAGTATCCCGTTTCAAATGTTTCTACAATAGATGTAACACTTGAAGAAGATGCATCACAACTAAGTGAAGTTGTAGTTACCGCTCTTGGTATTAAAAGAGATAAGCAAAGTTTAGGTTACGCTCAACAAACCGTTGATGGAGGTAGTCTGGTGAAATCCAGAGAGACCAATGTTAACAATGCTTTAGCGGGTAAAGTAGCAGGTGTTCAGTTTAAAGGAGCACCCAGTTCTGGTTTTGGTAACTCCAATATCCGGTTACGTGGTAACACGGGTGTCCTTTACATAGTAGACAACATAAAGGTACAGAATCCTTCAGATATTATTACAGATGATATTGCAGACATGTCTGTACTTAAAGGTGCCGCCGCTACTGCTTTATATGGGCCTCAAGGGCAAAATGGGGTAATCATTATTACAACAAAAAGTGCGAAAAATGGGCAAAGTAATATTACTATCAATCACAGTACTGCTATAGAAAGTTTATATATCTTACCTGATTACCAAAATGAATACGGTGGCGGATACTCTCAGGACTTTAACACTTTTAATTACGATCCTTCCATTCACCCATCAGATTGGGCTTCTTTTGACGGTCAACAAATGGTGGAGTATTATGCTGATGAGAGTTGGGGGCCTAAGATGGAAGGTCAAATGGTAAGACATTGGGATTCTTGGATTCCAAATACACCAGAATTCGGTAAATTAAGAGCTTTTACACCTCAGCCTGATAATGTTAGAGATTTCTTTGATACAGGAATCACAACAAACACTAATCTTACCTTTTCTAAAGGGGGAGAAGGTTACTCTGTAAGAGCATCCTTAGCTAAAATCGACAGAACTGGAATTATTCCAAACTCAGAACGAAATACCGTTCAAGGATCTATTTCAGCTACTTTAGACATTACAGAAAAGCTTGTTGCTTTTGCAAACGTAAACTATCAAGATAGAAGAACTAATAATTTCCCAAACAACGGATACGGAAATATTGCCTCTAACTTTAACCAATGGTGGCAAAGACAATTAGATATCGATCGTCTAAGAGATTATAGGCGAAATGGAGAAATTGTTTCTTGGAACATTAACGGTCCAACAAACACTTCTCCGCTATATTGGGACATGCCTTTTTTCGATACCGAAGAGAATTTAAATCCCCAGGATAAAAATTCATTCTACGGAAGATTTGGCTTAACATACGATATAACTGATGACTTAAATGCCAGTGTAGAGATCAGAAAAACGCTAAATACTTACGAGAGCTCAGACAGATTTGCTTTTGGAGGTTTAGGGACTCCTTTTTATTCCGAAAGCGAAAATACTAAAGGTACTGATGAAGTATTTGGTATTTTAAATTATGAAACCGACTTATCTGAAGATTTCGACATTAGCGCTAGTTTAGGATTTGAAATTTACGACCAAAACTACAAAAGCATTTATGCAAGTACTACAGGAGGATTAAACGCTGAAGGTTTTTATAGCCTGAACACCTCAACAGGCAGACCAGATGTTTCCAGTTATGTAGAAGATTTTGCTAGAAAATCCACTTTTGCAAAAGCTTCTATAGGTTTTAGAAATATGTTATATATAGATGGAACTGCTCGTTTTGACTGGCAATCTACCGCAGACTCAGAAGCGAATCGAGTTGAAACTTATGGTGGATCTTTAAGTTTCATATTCAGTAAGTTATTAGAAAACAATGATTTCCTTAGTTTTGGTAAATTAAGAGCTAGTATAGCTGAAGCTCCTCTTTTCCCAAATCCTTATCAGCTTTCAGAAACCTTTAGTGTTGGTACACCTTATGCTAGTTATGGTAAACTTTCTGTAAAATCACAGTTATTCAATCCAAATTTAATTGGAGGTGTTAGACAAGAATATGAATTTGGTACTGAACTTAGATTCCTAAATAGTAGGTTTGGTTTAGATGTAACTTACTTCACTAAGAAAGATTCTGAACTACCAGTTGCAGTTACCCTAGATCCTGCAACCGGATATAACTCATTCTTAACCAACTCTGGTGAGCAGACGTATAAAGGTTGGGAATTTGCTTTGAATGTAATACCTATTAAAACAGATAATTTCACTTGGGATCTTACTGCAAACTTAGCAACACTTGAAAGAACTGTAGATAAAATTGCCGATGGTACAACTACAAATGTGTTAGCTGAAACTTGGCGTGGAATTCAGCTACAAGAAAGAACGGGTGAAGAATGGGGCGCTATTTATGGTAGAGCATATCAGCGAGATGATAATGGAAATATTCTTTTATCTTCAACTGGATCACCACAATACGACACAAATCAGTACTTAGGTAACCTTCTTCCAGATTTTACTGGTGGTGCTTCAAGTTACATGACGTTTAAAAACTTTAGTTTAGGTTTAGATTTCGACTTCCAAAAAGGAGGAAAACTTTTCTCTGTAACCAGAATGTTTAATGCATACTCTGGATTAGGTGCAGAGACAATAGGAAACAATGCCTTAGGAAATCCTCAAAGAGATCCAGTAACAGGTGGGGGTGCATCGGTAGCTCTTGCAGATGCAGATACAGACTCAGGTGGTATCTTGATCGAAGGTGTAGACAGCAACACAGGGGAGCCTGTTTCATACCTAGTAGAAGCCCAAACATACTGGGGTAGATTATTTGCATTACATGAAAGATGGTTATATGATGCATCTTATTTCAAATTAAGACAAGCAAGGTTAGACTATAC